In a genomic window of Paramecium tetraurelia macronuclear, complete genome:
- a CDS encoding emp24/gp25L/p24 family of membrane trafficking proteins, protein MKILYLICLIYFGQSLSVQITQKPACFYVKSYTGNTQLTVNYQISGVDENKTEITIESENGDKLIKKSNTKEGALKQMLREKGTYYICFKSLSKGYKTVSFDFDMEGVDKEYAQSEQFSDMSKELSRTNRNFQTIYRNQNWITDRENAHQMLLEQTQQNVKWCASAKIGILLIIAITQISVVYYFFKGKDFSGSV, encoded by the exons atgaaaatattgtatttgatctgtctaatatattttggaCAGAGCTTATCAGTGTAGATAACCTAAAAGCCTGCATGCTTCTATGTTAAATCATATACAGGCAATACTTAATTGACagtcaattattaaatatcaggagttgatgaaaataaaacaGAAATCACAATTGAATCAGAAAATGGagacaaattaataaagaaatcaaatacaaAAGAAGGAGCACTGAAGTAAATGTTAAGAGAAAAGGGCACTTATTATATCTGTTTCAAAAGTTTGTCTAAAGGCTATAAGACTGTGAGTTTTGATTTCGACATGGAAGGCGTAGATAAAGAATATGCATAATCAGAGCAATTTAGCGATATGTCCAAAGAGTTGTCAAGGACTAACAGAAACTTTTAGACcatttatagaaattagaattggATTACTGATAGAGAAAACGCTCATTAAATGc ttttggaataaacataataaaatgttaaatgGTGTGCTTCTGCTAAAATaggaatattattaataatagctATAACTTAGATAAGTGttgtatattatttttttaaaggtAAAGATTTTAGTGGAAGTGTATGA
- a CDS encoding Lipid-binding protein, with product MNQRPIKNGYLQQKHIFGLKTTKFYYLEGTQFLIFEDDKTHIPQERIDLSGFIVDGTWQEDGYYTFTLRHLQQEIIMQFISMTYDDAAEWVSKIKQAILISEYEALLHQSNYQISIDQNRLYKNDSSNVTKNIPEYVQKQLQLYQELSKDKWIIEKTLKQMKLTTIQSQSNIVLKGEYVFNTSLQNVITIIQKGGKLLDLFIKSSEVHEIDCCQCHQDVWHFNNDGKKCVLESKYIQFDFQRNNSFFLTRESISQGKFPMVITNDKQQQKNLISMFKVLEIIHVVEEDSKCFTQYMYVVKKDENEKVIRKLMKEQIINLSIISTELDLLLMQINNESIPITQSRIVVGTDHSNQDNLENEFSKGENIHFPPQDRLGYVDNQLQPNQPAAIYENMHKRITHQDEEQLKALAELKERIGHLYLNDQTMIRYLIARNYKVKDTEKMILKCLQWRKENKINSRKTSDYQIYANENVHTQLGFSRWGHPILVTNGMNSHPEKFESEQGFSEQGYLEYHQSLMEEGIRSMRGYVDQFIVIIDCYKLTPANFSFSVLKNAFIEIFNYYPERQFRIYVLNTNFLTRSFYAMLKPFLPSRTVEKINFIGQDFNEIKTALLRDLDEETIPKRYGGQNILIQ from the exons atgaattagagaccaataaaaaatggatatct ATAGCAGAAACATATATTTGGACTTAAAActactaaattttattatttggaaGGAACTTAATTTCTGATTTTCGAAGATGATAAA ACTCATATTCCTCAAGAAAGAATCGATCTATCAGGTTTCATAGTTGATGGCACTTGGTAGGAAGATGGTTATTATACCTTTACACTAAGGCATCTCCAATAAGAGattattatgtaatttatatcaatgaCCTATGATGATGCTGCAGAATGGGTTAGTAAGATTAAATAAGCCATACTCATATCTGAATACGAAGCCCTGCTGCATTAATCAAACTATTAGATTTCGATTGACTAAAATAGATTGTATAAGAATGACTCTTCAAATGTAACCAA AAATATTCCGGAATACgtgtaaaaataattatagctctattaagaattaagtaAAGATAAATGGATTATTGAGAAAACCTTAaagtaaatgaaattaacaacaatttaatcataGAGCAACATCGTATTAAAAGGTGAATATGTATTCAATACTTCCctataaaatgtaattacaattattcaa AAAGGTGGAAAGCTGCtggatttatttataaaatcttcTGAAGTCCATGAAATTGATTGTTGTTAATGTCATTAGGATGTATggcattttaataatgatggCAAGAAATGTGTTTTAGAATCCAAATATATATAGTTTGATTTTCAGAGAAATAACTCATTTTTCTTAACGAGAGAATCAATTTCTCAAGGAAAGTTTCCAATGGTTATAACTAatgataaacaataatagaaaaaCTTGATATCTATGTTTAAAGTTTTGGAAATTATACACGTAGTTGAGGAGGATTCTAAATGCTTTACGCAATACATGTATGTAGTGAAGAAGGATGAAAATGAGAAAGTCATaagaaaattgatgaaagaataaataattaacctATCTATAATTTCGACCGAATTGGATTTACTCTTAATGTAGATTAACAATGAATCTATACCAATAACCCAATCGAGAATTGTTGTTGGAACTGACCATTCAAATTAggataatttagaaaatgaattttcaaagggagaaaatattcattttccaCCTTAGGATAGATTAGGATATGTAGATAATCAGCTACAGCCAAATCAACCAGCAGCCATATATGAAAATATGCATAAGAGAATCACACACTAGgatgaagaataattaaaggcATTGGCTGAATTAAAAGAGAGAATTGGACATCTATATTTGAATGACTAGACTATGATAAGGTATTTGATTGcaagaaattataaagtcAAAGATACTGAGAAGATGATATTGAAATGCTTG taatGGAGAAAGGAGAACAAAATCAATTCTAGAAAGACTAGTGACTACTAAATTTATGCTAATGAAAATGTGCATACTTAATTGGGGTTTTCAAGATGGGGCCATCCGATTTTAGTAACTAATGGAATGAATTCACATCCAGAAAAGTTTGAATCAGAATAGGGATTCTCCGAATAGGGGTATTTGGAATATCATTAGAGTTTGATGGAAGAAGGCATTAGATc gATGAGAGGATATGTAGATCAATTTATAGTGATTATTGACTGTTATAAACTGACTCCAGCTAACTTCTCTTTCAGCGTACTTAAGAATGCGTTTATagaaattttcaattattaccCTGAaagataatttagaatatatgTATTAAATACAAACTTCTTGACTCGATCTTTTTATGCTATGTTAAAGCCCTTTTTACCATCCAGAACAGTTGAGAAG ataaattttataggCCAAGATTTCAATGAGATTAAGACTGCATTATTAAGAGATTTGGATGAGGAAACAATTCCAAAGAGGTACGGTGGTTAAaatatactaatttaatga
- a CDS encoding Ubiquinone monooxygenase, whose translation MQIYDVCIIGAGPVGLSLAAALQKSKQLNKVLILDSIKKPKFNKQGLPNQRVLSVTQSSREVLQSVGAWDKLEQGRVNPYNRMIIDESNGQDYLEFKNQQAHIIEYDNIVNALLEVYDGEIEFESKLEKIELKPNEYVTVNDKFQCKLLIGSDGNKSKVKECSNIGTYGHSYHQMGIVCTVERTDQDSEVAYQTYLSNGCPLALLPLYNPYSSIVWTAYMDDYKYLMSLSDEEFLKVLNSQLGRYAPRIKSISNKRMAFPLQSLQAQRYIQKRIALIGDAAHSNHPMAGQGMNMGINDAALLANCIIKNSRSGNDIGLEQSLEEYESQAKLMNYTTSIAMELIKNTYENKTISPLRQLGAKIINNLDPIKQIMIQYGSKHPLGPSQFEWVK comes from the exons atgtaaatttatgATGTTTGCATAATTGGGGCAGGCCCTGTTGGGTTATCTTTGGCAGCTGCTCTATAgaaatccaaataattaaataaagtccTAATTTTAGATTCGATAAAAAAACCTAAGTTTAACAAGTAGGGTCTTCCTAATCAGAGAGTATTATCAGTCACATAATCTTCAAGAGAAGTTTTGCAATCAGTGGGAGCATGGGATAAACTTGAATAAGGAAGAGTCAATCCATACAACAGGATGATCATAGATGAAAGCAATGGTTAGGACTATTTGGAGTTCAAGAATTAATAAGCCCACATAATtgaatatgataatattGTGAATGCATTATTGGAAGTGTATGATGGAGAGATAGAGTTTGAAAGTAAATTAGAGAAGATAGAACTAAAGCCTAATGAGTATGTGACagtaaatgataaatttcaatGCAAACTATTAATTGGCAGTGATGGCAATAAATCTAAAGTGAAAGAGTGCAGCAACATAGGTACATATGGTCACTCATATCATTAAATGGGTATTGTGTGTACAGTTGAAAGAACTGATTAAGACAGTGAGGTAGCTTACTAGacttatttatcaaatgg ttgTCCACTAGCCCTATTGCCTCTTTATAATCCATATAGTTCAATAGTATGGACAGCATATATGGATGActacaaatatttaatgtcGTTGTCAGATGAGGAATTTCTGAAGGTCCTTAATAGTTAATTGGGTAGATATGCACCAAGAATCAAGAGCATTTCAAATAAGAGGATGGCTTTTCCACTTTAGTCATTGCAAGCTCAAAGATATATCTAGAAGAGAATAGCACTGATCGGAGATGCGGCTCATTCCAATCACCCCATGGCTGGATAAGGTATGAATATGGGAATCAATGATGCTGCCCTTTTGGCCAATtgtattatcaaaaattctaGGTCTGGGAATGACATTGGTTTGGAGCAATCTCTAGAAGAATATGAATCATAGGCTAAACTCATGAATTATACAACTTCAATAGCTATGGAGTTGATCAAGAACACTTATGAGAATAAGACCATTTCACCTTTGAGATAATTAGGAGCAAAGATTATCAATAACCTAGatccaattaaataaattatgatctAGTATGGATCCAAACATCCATTAGGACCATCTTAATTTGAATGggtaaaatga
- a CDS encoding Pre-rRNA processing protein RRP5 has translation MFNPAPTYKNEKGTEDKLKKKKQREKKQLQRRAQLAEYISSDDDAPQNKQPILDQDDYGALGDLDQDILGYFQMKSQKILNMTQKIPDQIFDVGSLHLGCVSSIGPNGVYLIINFTRNKKGFVDQHNLRDRKGVNGGDYKVGEYVITKVIEEQKNNKVQLSMHPNVINDQLSVNQLVVGMQIPGIAQSWNEFGTTINFGSQQFSGFINEQKLKCGRVYLFNIKEINLKEKIAICDFEQRDVQLQNKKQISKHLLTPGNLWKCNNAKSITGGQIVKLNKFGVLGYVFQDYQIEQEKNFLCRIIGFDEPSRQIYVSSKQEHVDNTTFIPPYEVGQQYQGVVINQSLYSGAYLVNAILNDDQVQTKKSKKAQKAQQPNLGPICMLNKTQIPADQEIIDHIQRVCIIKEVNYFDHVGFVSFEVNSQPKLSDLSVGAIVKGVVKQVLLKEDSYSVLLKINDNFNAILPSIQMSDYPLTNPPKFRVGSKLRVRILQIDEQHNNIIVTMKPTLLTDIKVFKSLDDINAGDTLYGYTIKKLENGILVKFFQNIVGFLSNLSLDGQNPDDIKDGQIIKVYVKYINQSENKLLLSLKKIDPKQKQVTEGQTSNVPLTKQVKIKLNLGEKVQCVVSAIKNNVVYVNLKDGKFGRIHKAFFECYRNEDRLFKLQSEFENLNVGSQLTAQIIGENKEDNKQIFDLTCLSDHIQLEKDVQKDSNKIVYGIIKHIKSDSKSPLVVQIYYNYNVFIDGWDINVEQPDILNNLESSIQQGSPVKVKLYEFDKQLKGIIITEDDQSQQQQQNLNDILYTKQIFRILSHHDSYIRVQLKNRQFASIDITELQELWELNLFEQFPVGKWGLCRIIAKDKVYWASARETFLNDKLWNKCLHPVKSNTISYQKMILSLKYDVRTQLYKKTPLAVGQVAIGYVTGSTYSGTFVKLNYETTCLIRGFKTDIKYRPIVLMITQLNKLQGTVDLNLLKYKLDDKQIRIGDVVQGLIVNIRNEKAAVKILGTLQQGELDKKDAEGLEGEDGWWANKLFKIGQQIQCLVIGQRQNKNNQTVLRLSNIQELINTEGKRQIDLGDIQTDVIDLHNSFEEMVKQHQIKNNVIVEQQNQNKDIEEEIGQEVNEGEANEEEDQEDAEEEEDHKDQEIEEENDQEEIREEVQNLESRAEYEKKILTNPNSAVIWIEFVAYAAENEGIESARNVIERALRVINFSNELERLNLWTAYLNLEFNFGSEDNLINIFKRGCQNCDGKKLHVKLINIYRKAEKVDLTVELSRSFVQKYKQSCKSWMEFLQSLMEWQKVHDDENPLYSFKDTLNRAVQCLKKSKQVKLLSFYGRLQFQNNQIEEGKTTYETILDKNSSRTDLWSQYLDLVIKHCQPDVVRSIFQKAIHNNKKPRKIKFLFKKQLEYENQYGDSATIQKVKEQAEQWVSQFMQRDVQQEDEEESD, from the exons ATGTTTAACCCAGCTCCTacatataaaaatgaaaaaggtACTGAAGACAAgctgaagaagaagaaacaAAGAGAAAAAAAACAACTCTAAAGAAGAGCTTAATTGGCTGAGTATATTTCTAGTGATGATGATGCCCCCTAAAATAAGCAACCAATCCTTGATCAAGATGACTACGGTGCATTAGGAGATTTGGACTAAGACATTTTGGGTTATTTCTAAATGAAAAGtcaaaaaatacttaatatgACACAAAAAATACCTGATTAA atttttgatGTAGGATCTTTGCATTTAGGATGTGTCTCATCCATAGGTCCCAATGgagtttatttgattatcaattttacaaGAAACAAAAAAGGATTTGTTGATTAACATAATCTCAGAGATAGAAAGGGTGTGAATGGAGGAGATTACAAGGTTGGAGAATATGTTATCACTAAAGTTATAGAAGAGCAAAAGAACAATAAGGTCTAATTAAGTATGCATCCAAATGTCATCAATGATCAATTAAGTGTAAATTAACTAGTAGTTGGAATGCAAATACCAGGAATAGCTTAGAGTTGGAATGAGTTTGGAACCACTATCAATTTTGGATCTCAATAATTCAGTGGGTTTATCAATGAACAAAAACTCAAGTGTGGAAGAGTTTATCTTTTCAAcattaaagaaatcaatttgaaaGAGAAAATAGCCATATGTGACTTTGAATAAAGAGAtgtttaattacaaaataagaAGCAGATCTCTAAACACTTGCTTACTCCTGGCAATCTATGGAAATGCAATAATGCTAAATCAATTACAGGTGGACAAATAGTTAAGTTGAATAAATTTGGAGTGTTGGGATATGTCttctaagattattaaattgaataagagaAAAACTTTTTATGTAGAATAATTGGATTTGATGAACCTTCAAGATAAATCTATGTCTCTAGTAAATAAGAGCATGTTGATAATACTACTTTTATTCCTCCTTATGAAGTTGGATAACAATATCAAGGAGTTGTAATTAACCAATCGCTATACTCTGGGGCTTATCTTGTTAATGCCATCTTGAATGACGATCAAGtataaactaaaaaaagTAAGAAAGCTTAAAAAGCTCAATAACCTAATTTGGGACCAATTTGTATGTTAAATAAAACTTAGATTCCAGCTGATTAGGAAATTATTGATCACATTTAAAGAGTTTGCATAATTAAagaagtaaattattttgatcatGTTGGCTTTGTGTCTTTTGAAGTTAATTCACAACCTAAATTAAGTGATTTGAGTGTTGGAGCTATTGTCAAAGGTGTAGTTAAATAAGTGTTACTTAAAGAGGATTCATACAGTGtgttattgaaaataaatgacAATTTTAATGCAATATTGCCATCAATTCAGATGTCTGATTATCCTTTGACCAACCCACCTAAATTCAGAGTAGGTAGTAAATTAAGAGTCAGAATTctataaattgatgaatagCATAACAATATCATAGTAACAATGAAACCTACTCTCTTGACTGATATCAAAGTCTTTAAGAGTTTAGATGATATAAATGCAGGTGATACATTATATGGTTAtacaataaagaaattagagaatGGAATACTTGTTAagttcttttaaaatattgtagGATTTCTTTCTAATTTGAGTCTTGATGGATAAAACCCTGATGATATCAAAGATggtcaaataattaaagtatatGTTAAGtacataaattaaagtgaaaataaattgttactttctttaaaaaaaatagatccaaaataaaaataagttacTGAAGGATAAACATCTAATGTTCCATTGACAAAGcaagttaaaattaaattaaatttgggAGAAAAAGTATAATGTGTTGTAAGTGcaataaagaataatgtTGTTTATGTGAATCTCAAGGATGGGAAGTTTGGTAGAATTCATAAGGCCTTCTTTGAGTGTTATAGGAATGAggatagattatttaaattgcaaagtgaatttgaaaatctgAATGTGGGTTCTTAATTAACTGCTTAAATCATTGGAGAAAATAAGGAagataataaacaaatattcGACTTGACTTGTTTATCAGATCATATTCAACTAGAGAAAGATGTTTAGAAGGATAgcaataaaattgtttacGGCATCATCAAACATATCAAGAGTGACTCAAAATCTCCTTTGGTAGTCTAGATCTATTACAATTACAATGTTTTCATTGATGGATGGGATATCAATGTTGAACAACctgatattttgaataatttagaatcttCAATCTAGTAAGGATCTCCagttaaagtaaaattatatgaatttgataaataattgaaaggTATTATAATAACTGAGGATGATCAATCATAGTAATAACAATAGAATCTAAATGATATCTTATACacaaaataaatctttagaATTTTGAGCCATCATGATTCATATATAAGAGTTCAATTGAAAAACAGATAGTTTGCATCTATAGATATAAcagaattataagaattatggGAATTGAATTTGTTTGAATAGTTTCCAGTCGGAAAATGGGGATTGTGCAGAATAATCGCAAAAGATAAGGTGTATTGGGCTAGTGCCAGGGAAACATTCCTTAATGATAAGTTATGGAATAAATGTCTCCATCCAGTTAAAAGTAATACAATTtcctattaaaaaatgatactTTCACTAAAATATGATGTTAGAACataattatacaaaaagACACCTTTAGCTGTAGGTTAAGTTGCTATAGGATATGTTACAGGAAGTACATATAGTGGCACTTTTGTTAAGTTAAATTATGAAACCACTTGTCTAATACGAGGATTCAAAACTGACATTAAGTATAGACCAATAGTGTTAATGATTACTCAATTAAACAAGTTATAAGGAACTGtagatttaaatttgcttaaatataaattagatgataaataaataagaattggaGATGTAGTCTAAGGTTTAATAGTGAATATTAGAAATGAGAAGGCAGCTGTGAAGATCTTGGGTACTCTCCAATAAGGAGAATTGGATAAGAAAGATGCTGAGGGATTGGAAGGTGAAGATGGTTGGTGggcaaataaattatttaagatcgGATAGTAAATATAATGTTTGGTGATTGGATAAAGACagaacaaaaataattagacaGTTCTTAGATTAAgcaatatttaagaattgattaatactGAGggaaaaagataaattgatttaggGGATATTCAAACCGATGTTATTGATTTGCATAATAGTTTTGAAGAAATGGTCAAATaacatcaaattaaaaataatgtgaTAGTAGAATaacagaattaaaataaagacaTAGAAGAGGAGATCGGATAGGAAGTAAATGAAGGAGAAGCtaatgaagaagaagattaaGAGGATGCAGAGGAGGAAGAGGATCATAAGGACCAAGAgatagaagaagaaaatgattaagaagaaattagagAGGAAGTTCAGAATTTAGAATCAAGAGCTGAATATGagaa gaaaatattaacaaatcCTAATTCAGCTGTGATTTGGATTGAATTCGTGGCTTATGCTGCTGAAAATGAGGGCATTGAGAGTGCTAGAAATGTTATTGAAAGAGCATTGAGAGTTATTAACTTTAGCAATGAGTTGGAGAGATTGAATTTATGGACagcttatttaaatttggaattCAATTTTGGATCTGaggataatttaattaatatatttaagagAGGTTGTTAAAATTGTGATGGAAAGAAGCTTCATGTAAAGTTGATCAACATCTACAGAAAGGCTGAAAAGGTTGATCTAACTGTTGAATTGTCAAGa TCTTTTGTCTAAAAGTACAAATAGAGCTGTAAAAGTTGGATGGAATTTTTGTAGAGTTTGATGGAATGGTAGAAAGTACATGATGATGAAAATCCTTTATATTCCTTTAAGGATACATTAAATAGGGCTGTGTAGTGTTTGAAAAAATCAAAGCAAGTTAAACTCTTATCATTTTATGGACGATTGTAATTTTAGAACAATTAGATTGAAGAAGGAAAAACTACATATGAAACTATTTTGGATAAAAACTCATCAag aactGATCTATGGTCataatatttggatttaGTGATCAAACATTGCTAACCTGATGTCGTtagatcaatattttaaaaggcTATTCACAATAACAAGAAGCCAAGAAagatcaaatttttatttaagaaacaattagaatatgAAAACCAATATGGAGATAGCGCGACAATATAGAAAGTAAAGGAGTAGGCAGAACAATGGGTTTCACAATTTATGTAAAGAGATGTATAACAGGAAGACGAAGAGGAGTCagattga
- a CDS encoding Heat shock factor produces MSEDIISWTNQGTAFIVYNQDLLEKNVLQNYFKHSNYSSFVRQLNLYNFKKVKSNEGFIFRNNFFRKGTKSMLQLIKKRNQEDSAIQFAVQGEHASRQKQEQNLFKECAIDIKQTNTNLKEDMKLLQETSSCLIDQMQNLNYVINDVIFKVIYNQNVDIELKFKQVGQMLQAINEELKSEKQSDSQTLNQSLVRKEDCYQDSKVGSPNPYVDYNSTALNPLDYECFLDSFF; encoded by the exons ATGAGTGAGGATATCATAAGTTGGACTAATTAGGGGACTGCATTTATAgtatataattaagatttgttggaaaaaaatgttttataaaattattttaaacatagTAATTATTCTAGTTTTGTCAG ATAACTAAAtctctataattttaaaaaggtTAAGTCTAATGAAGGATTCATTTTTaggaataatttttttagaaaAGGAACTAA ATCGATgctataattaatcaaaaagagAAACTAAGAAGATTCAGCAATTCAATTTGCAGTCTAAGGAGAGCATg caTCTCGCTAAAAATAggaataaaatctatttaaagaatgtgctatagatataaaataaactaatactaatttaaagGAAGATATGAAATTGTTACAAGAAACATCATCGTGTCTTATagattaaatgtaaaatttaaattatgtaataaatGATGTTATATTTAAggttatttataattaaaatgtagatattgaattaaaatttaagtagGTCGGGCAGATGTTATAAGCTATTAATGAAGAGTTAAAATCTGAGa aataaagtGATTCATAGACTCTAAACTAGTCATTGGTGAGGAAGGAAGATTGCTATTAAGATTCTAAGGTTGGTTCTCCTAATCCATATGTTGATTATAACAGTACAGCTTTGAACCCTTTGGATTACGAATGTTTTCTTGACTCGTTCTTCTGA